In Marmota flaviventris isolate mMarFla1 chromosome 17, mMarFla1.hap1, whole genome shotgun sequence, a single genomic region encodes these proteins:
- the LOC114101911 gene encoding amine oxidase [copper-containing] 3-like, which yields MAILIIFYLLSVLVTGMCEDGAGSDRECKPGLAPHCPSIPPSAQPWTHPAQSQLFADLSPEELTAVMSFLAQKLGPGLVDAAQARPSDNCVFSVELQLPPKAAALTHLDRGGPPPAREALAIIFFGGQSQPNVSELVVGPLPHPSYMRDVTMELHGGPLPYHRRPVLIREYLDIDQMIFNRELPQAKGLLHHCCFYKIQRKNLVTMNTAPRGLQSGDRATWFGLYYNLSGAGFFLHPVGLELLVDHKALDPAHWTIQKVFYQGRYYESLAQLEDQFEAGLVNVVVIPDNGTGGSWSLKSPVPPGPAPPLQFHPQGPRFSVQGNQVASSMWTFSFGLGAFSGPRIFDIRFQGERVAYEVSVQEALTIYGGNSPAALRSRYTDGGFGLGHFSSPLTRGVDCPYLATYVDWHFLLESQTPKTIHDAFCVFEQNQGLPLRRHHSDFNSYYFGGLAETVLVVRSVSTMLNYDYVWDMIFHPNGAIEVKVHATGYISSSFLFGAAQRYGNRVGEHTLGTIHTHSAHFKVDLDVAGLENWVWAEDMAFVPTTVPWHPEHQVQRMQVTRKLLETEEQAAFPLGGATPRYLYLASNHSNKWGHPRGYHIQILSFAGEPLPQNSSMERAFSWGRYQLAVTQRKEGEPSSTSIYNLNDPWTPTVDFTDFINNETIVGQDLVAWVTAGFLHIPHAEDIPNTVTVGNGVGFFLRPYNFFDEDPSFYSADSVYFREDQDAGDCGINPLACLSQAAACAPDLPAFSHGGFSHN from the exons ATGGctatccttattattttttacctaCTTAGTGTTCTGGTGACAGGTATGTGTGAAGATGGGGCTGGGAGTGACAGGGAATGTAAACCAGGCCTGGCTCCCCATTGCCCCTCCATTCCTCCCAGTGCCCAGCCCTGGACACACCCTGCCCAGAGCCAGCTGTTTGCAGACCTGAGCCCAGAAGAGTTGACAGCTGTGATGAGTTTTCTGGCCCAGAAGCTGGGGCCAGGGCTGGTGGATGCAGCCCAGGCTCGCCCCTCAGACAACTGTGTCTTCTCAGTGGAGCTGCAGCTGCCCCCCAAGGCTGCTGCCTTGACCCACTTGGACAGAGGGGGCCCGCCACCTGCCCGAGAAGCACTGGCCATCATCTTCTTTGGTGGACAATCCCAGCCCAATGTAAGTGAGCTGGTGGTGGGGCCACTGCCTCACCCCTCCTACATGCGGGATGTGACTATGGAGCTTCATGGGGGCCCCCTGCCCTACCACCGACGCCCTGTGCTGATCCGAGAATACCTGGACATAGACCAGATGATCTTCAACAGAGAACTGCCCCAGGCTAAGGGACTCCTTCACCACTGCTGCTTCTACAAAATCCAGAGAAAAAACTTGGTGACAATGAACACAGCCCCCCGTGGTCTACAATCAGGGGACCGGGCCACCTGGTTTGGCCTCTACTACAACCTCTCAGGGGCTGGGTTTTTCCTGCACCCCGTGGGGTTGGAGCTGCTGGTAGACCACAAGGCTCTGGACCCTGCCCACTGGACCATCCAGAAGGTATTCTATCAAGGCCGCTACTATGAGAGTCTGGCCCAGCTAGAGGACCAATTTGAGGCTGGCCTGGTGAATGTGGTGGTAATCCCAGACAATGGCACAGGTGGGTCCTGGTCCCTGAAGTCCCCAGTGCCCCCTGGTCCGGCTCCCCCTCTGCAGTTCCATCCCCAGGGTCCCCGCTTCAGTGTCCAGGGGAATCAAGTGGCCTCCTCAATGTGGACTTTCTCCTTTGGCCTTGGAGCTTTCAGTGGCCCGAGGATCTTTGACATCCGTTTCCAAGGGGAGAGGGTGGCCTATGAAGTCAGCGTCCAGGAGGCCTTGACTATCTATGGTGGAAATTCTCCTGCTGCTCTGCGAAGCCGCTACACAGATGGTGGCTTTGGCCTAGGCCACTTCTCTTCACCCTTGACGCGAGGGGTGGACTGCCCCTACCTGGCCACATATGTGGACTGGCACTTCCTTTTGGAGTCCCAGACCCCCAAGACAATACATGATGCCTTTTGTGTGTTTGAACAGAATCAGGGCCTCCCCCTGCGGCGACATCACTCAGATTTCAACTCCTACTATTTTGGGGGCCTTGCGGAGACAGTGCTGGTCGTCAGATCTGTGTCTACCATGCTCAACTATGACTATGTATGGGATATGATCTTCCACCCCAATGGGGCCATAGAAGTCAAAGTTCATGCTACGGGCTACATCAGCTCTTCGTTCCTCTTTGGTGCTGCTCAAAGGTATGGGAACCGAGTTGGGGAGCACACGCTGGGCACGATTCACACCCACAGTGCCCACTTCAAGGTGGATCTGGATGTGGCAG GACTGGAGAACTGGGTCTGGGCTGAAGACATGGCCTTTGTCCCCACGACTGTGCCCTGGCACCCTGAACACCAGGTACAGAGAATGCAGGTGACCCGAAAGCTGCTGGAAACAGAGGAACAGGCTGCTTTCCCCCTGGGAGGGGCCACTCCCCGTTACTTGTACCTGGCCAGTAACCACAGCAACAAGTGGGGTCACCCACGAGGCTACCACATCCAGATACTTAGTTTTGCAGGGGAGCCACTGCCCCAGAACAGCTCCATGGAGAGAGCCTTCAGCTGGGGGAG GTACCAGCTGGCTGTGACACAGCGGAAGGAGGGGGAGCCCAGTAGCACCAGCATCTATAATTTGAATGACCCTTGGACACCTACGGTGGACTTCACTGACTTCATCAATAATGAGACTATTGTAGGGCAG GACTTGGTGGCCTGGGTGACAGCTGGTTTTCTGCACATCCCACATGCAGAGGATATTCCCAACACGGTGACTGTGGGGAATGGAGTGGGCTTCTTCCTCCGACCCTACAACTTCTTTGATGAGGACCCTTCCTTCTACTCTGCTGACTCAGTCTACTTCCGGGAGGACCAGGATGCTGGGGACTGTGGGATCAATCCACTGGCTTGCCTGTCCCAAGCTGCTGCCTGTGCCCCTGACCTCCCTGCCTTCTCCCATGGGGGCTTCTCTCACAACTAG
- the Aoc3 gene encoding amine oxidase [copper-containing] 3 yields MNQKTTLVLLALAIITIFALVCVLLAGRGGDGTEPSQLPHCPSVSPSAQPWTHPAQSQLFADLSPEELTAVMSFLAQKLGPGLVDAAQARPSDNCVFSVELQLPPKAAALTHLDRGGPPPAREALAIIFFGGQSQPNVSELVVGPLPHPSYMRDVTVERHGGPLPYHRRPVLIREYLDIDQMIFNRELPQAKGLLHHCCFYKIQRKNLVTMTTAPRGLQSGDRATWFGLYYNLSGAGFFLHPVGLELLVDHKALNPAHWTIQKVFYQGRYYESLAQLEDQFEAGLVNVVVIPDNGTGGSWSLKSPVPPGLSPPLQFHPQGPRFSVQGNQVASSMWTFSFGLGAFSGPRIFDIRFQGERVAYEVSVQEAVAIYGGNSPAAMLTRYMDGSFGIGKYSTPLMRGVDCPYLATYVDWHFLLESQTPKTIHDAFCVFEQNQGLPLRRHHSDFNSYYFGGLAETVLVFRSVSTLLNYDYVWDMIFHPNGAIEVKVHATGYISSSFLFGAAQKYGNRVGEHTLGTVHTHSAHFKVDLDVAGLENWVWAEDMAFVPTTVPWHPEHQVQRMQVTRKLLETEEQAAFPLGGATPRYLYLASNHSNKWGHPRGYRIQILSFAGEPLPQNSSMERAFSWERYHLAVTQRKEEEPSSTSIFNQNDPWAPTVDFNDFINNETIAGEDLVAWVTAGFLHIPHAEDIPNTVTVGNGVGFFLRPYNFFDEDPSFYSADSVYFREDQDAGDCGINPLACLSQAAACAPDLPAFSHGGFSYN; encoded by the exons ATGAACCAGAAGACCACCCTGGTGCTCCTCGCTCTGGCCATCATCACCATCTTTGCCTTGGTTTGTGTCCTACTAGCTGGCAGGGGTGGAGATGGGACTGAACCTAGCCAACTTCCCCATTGCCCCTCTGTATCTCCAAGTGCCCAGCCCTGGACACACCCTGCCCAGAGCCAACTGTTTGCAGACCTGAGCCCAGAGGAGCTGACAGCTGTGATGAGTTTTCTGGCCCAGAAGCTGGGGCCAGGGCTGGTGGATGCAGCCCAGGCTCGCCCCTCAGACAACTGTGTCTTCTCAGTGGAGCTGCAGCTGCCCCCCAAGGCTGCTGCCTTGACCCACTTGGACAGAGGGGGCCCGCCACCTGCCCGAGAAGCACTGGCCATCATCTTCTTTGGTGGACAATCCCAGCCCAATGTAAGTGAGCTGGTGGTGGGGCCACTGCCTCACCCCTCCTACATGCGGGATGTGACTGTGGAGCGTCATGGGGGCCCCCTGCCCTACCACCGACGCCCTGTGCTGATCCGAGAATACCTGGACATAGACCAGATGATCTTCAACAGAGAACTGCCCCAGGCTAAGGGACTCCTTCACCACTGCTGCTTCtacaaaattcagagaaaaaactTGGTGACAATGACCACGGCTCCCCGTGGTCTACAATCAGGGGACCGGGCCACCTGGTTTGGCCTCTACTACAACCTCTCAGGGGCTGGATTTTTCCTGCACCCTGTGGGGTTGGAGCTGCTGGTGGACCACAAGGCCCTGAACCCTGCCCACTGGACCATCCAGAAGGTATTCTATCAAGGCCGCTACTATGAGAGTCTGGCCCAGCTAGAGGACCAATTTGAGGCTGGCCTGGTGAATGTGGTGGTAATCCCAGACAATGGCACAGGTGGGTCCTGGTCCCTGAAGTCCCCAGTGCCCCCTGGTCTGTCTCCACCTCTGCAGTTCCATCCCCAGGGTCCCCGCTTCAGTGTCCAGGGGAATCAAGTGGCCTCCTCAATGTGGACTTTCTCCTTTGGCCTTGGAGCTTTCAGTGGCCCGAGGATCTTTGACATCCGTTTCCAAGGGGAGAGGGTGGCCTATGAAGTCAGCGTCCAGGAGGCCGTGGCCATCTATGGTGGAAATTCCCCAGCTGCAATGTTGACCCGCTATATGGATGGTAGCTTTGGCATTGGCAAGTACTCCACACCCTTGATGCGTGGGGTGGACTGCCCCTACCTGGCCACATATGTGGACTGGCACTTCCTTTTGGAGTCCCAGACCCCCAAGACAATACATGATGCCTTTTGTGTGTTTGAACAGAATCAGGGCCTCCCCCTGCGGCGACATCACTCAGATTTCAACTCCTACTATTTTGGGGGCCTTGCGGAGACAGTGCTGGTCTTCAGATCTGTTTCTACCTTGCTCAACTATGACTATGTGTGGGATATGATCTTCCACCCCAACGGGGCCATAGAAGTCAAAGTCCATGCCACGGGCTACATCAGCTCTTCGTTCCTCTTTGGTGCTGCCCAAAAGTATGGGAACCGAGTTGGGGAACACACGCTAGGCACGGTTCACACCCACAGTGCCCACTTCAAGGTGGATCTGGATGTGGCAG GACTGGAGAACTGGGTCTGGGCTGAAGACATGGCCTTTGTCCCCACGACTGTGCCCTGGCATCCTGAACACCAGGTACAGAGAATGCAGGTGACCCGAAAGCTGCTGGAAACAGAGGAACAGGCTGCTTTCCCCCTGGGAGGGGCCACTCCCCGCTACCTGTACCTGGCCAGCAACCACAGCAACAAGTGGGGTCACCCACGAGGCTACCGCATCCAGATACTTAGTTTTGCAGGGGAGCCACTGCCCCAGAACAGCTCCATGGAGAGAGCCTTCAGTTGGGAGAG GTACCATCTGGCGGTGACCCAGCGGAAGGAGGAGGAGCCCAGTAGCACCAGCATCTTTAATCAAAATGACCCTTGGGCTCCCACTGTGGATTTCAATGATTTCATCAACAATGAGACCATTGCTGGAGAG GACTTGGTGGCCTGGGTGACAGCTGGTTTTCTGCACATCCCACATGCAGAGGATATTCCCAACACGGTGACTGTGGGGAATGGAGTGGGCTTCTTCCTCCGACCCTACAACTTCTTTGATGAGGACCCTTCCTTCTACTCTGCTGACTCAGTCTACTTCCGGGAGGACCAGGATGCTGGGGACTGTGGGATCAACCCCCTGGCTTGCCTGTCCCAGGCTGCTGCCTGTGCCCCTGACCTCCCTGCCTTCTCCCATGGGGGCTTCTCTTACAACTAG
- the Aoc2 gene encoding amine oxidase [copper-containing] 2 isoform X2, with amino-acid sequence MKLKVVLVFLVLSLVTIFALAYILLTRQGGSSQHPRCPSVYPSAQPWTHPAQSQLFADLSPEELTAVMSFLAQKLGPGLVDAAQARSSDNCVFSVELQLPPKAAALTHLDRGGPPPAREALAIIFFGGQPQPNVSELVVGPLPHPSYMRDVTVERHGGPLPYHRRPMLRSELVQTWRHLKEVELPKAPVFLASVLNYNGSTLAPLHSSPRGLKNWVVAEDVVFKPVAVPWSPEHQLQRPQLTRQVLRREDLAAFSWGSPLPRYLYLASNQTNAWGHQRGYRIQIHSPPGIHMPLESSMERALSWGRYQLVVTQRKEKESQSSSIYFQSDIWTPSIVFADFINNETLLGEDLVAWVTASFLHIPHAEDVPNTVTLGNRVGFLLQPHNFFDEDPSIFSPGSVYFERGQDAGLCSINPVACTPNLAACIPDLPLFSYQGF; translated from the exons ATGAAGCTCAAGGTGGTTCTGGTATTCCTGGTGCTGTCCCTTGTTACCATCTTCGCTCTGGCCTACATCTTGTTGACCAGGCAAGGTGGTTCCAGCCAGCATCCTCGCTGTCCCTCCGTATATCCCAGTGCCCAGCCCTGGACACACCCTGCCCAGAGCCAGCTGTTTGCAGACCTGAGCCCAGAGGAGCTGACAGCTGTGATGAGTTTTCTGGCCCAGAAGCTGGGGCCAGGGCTGGTGGATGCAGCCCAGGCTCGCTCCTCAGACAACTGTGTCTTCTCAGTGGAGCTGCAGCTGCCCCCCAAGGCTGCTGCCTTGACCCACTTGGACAGAGGGGGCCCGCCACCTGCCCGAGAAGCACTGGCCATCATCTTCTTTGGTggacaaccccagcccaatgtgaGTGAACTGGTGGTGGGGCCACTGCCTCACCCCTCCTACATGCGGGATGTGACTGTGGAGCGTCATGGTGGTCCACTGCCCTATCACCGACGTCCcatgctgagatctgaattggtacAGACATGGAGGCATTTGAAAGAGGTGGAACTACCCAAGGCACCTGTCTTCCTGGCTTCTGTCCTGAACTACAATGGCTCCACTTTGGCACCTCTACATTCCTCCCCTAGAG GGCTGAAAAACTGGGTGGTAGCAGAAGACGTGGTGTTTAAACCTGTTGCAGTCCCCTGGAGCCCAGAGCACCAGCTGCAGCGGCCACAACTGACACGGCAGGTCCTGAGAAGGGAGGATTTGGCAGCATTTTCCTGGGGAAGCCCCCTTCCCCGCTACCTTTACCTGGCCAGCAACCAGACTAATGCCTGGGGTCACCAGCGTGGATACCGAATCCAGATCCACAGCCCCCCTGGCATACACATGCCCCTGGAGAGCAGCATGGAGAGGGCCCTCAGctgggggag ATACCAGCTTGTGGTgacccagaggaaggagaaggaatcGCAGAGCAGCAGCATCTATTTCCAGTCTGACATCTGGACACCCTCAATTGTCTTCGCTGACTTCATCAACAACGAAACCCTCTTAGGAGAG GATCTGGTGGCTTGGGTTACAGCCAGCTTCCTGCACATTCCCCATGCTGAGGATGTCCCCAATACGGTGACTTTGGGGAACAGAGTTGGCTTCTTGCTCCAACCTCATAACTTCTTTGATGAGGACCCCTCCATCTTCTCCCCTGGCAGTGTCTACTTTGAGAGGGGCCAGGATGCTGGGCTCTGCAGTATCAACCCTGTGGCCTGCACCCCCAACTTGGCAGCCTGTATCCCAGACCTTCCCCTTTTTTCTTATCAAGGTTTCTAG
- the Aoc2 gene encoding amine oxidase [copper-containing] 2 isoform X1, with product MKLKVVLVFLVLSLVTIFALAYILLTRQGGSSQHPRCPSVYPSAQPWTHPAQSQLFADLSPEELTAVMSFLAQKLGPGLVDAAQARSSDNCVFSVELQLPPKAAALTHLDRGGPPPAREALAIIFFGGQPQPNVSELVVGPLPHPSYMRDVTVERHGGPLPYHRRPMLRSELVQTWRHLKEVELPKAPVFLASVLNYNGSTLAPLHSSPRGLRSGDRATWIALYHNVSGLGIFLHPVGLEILLDHSALDPARWTVQQVFYLGHYYADLGQLEWEFKAGRLEVVRVPLPTPNGSSSLRSRITLGPLPPLHFSHQGSQYNVQGNLVVSPLWTLSFGHGVFSGIRIFDVRFKGERVAYEVSVQECLSVYGADSPKTMMTRYLDSSYGLGRNSRGLVRGVDCPYQATMVDIHILAGKGTVQLLPGAVCVFEEVQGLPLRRHHNYIESHFYGGLASSALVVRSVSSVGNYDYIWDFVLHPNGALEGRVHATGYVNTAFLSGGAESLLFGNRVGERVLGAVHTHAFHFKLDLDVAGLKNWVVAEDVVFKPVAVPWSPEHQLQRPQLTRQVLRREDLAAFSWGSPLPRYLYLASNQTNAWGHQRGYRIQIHSPPGIHMPLESSMERALSWGRYQLVVTQRKEKESQSSSIYFQSDIWTPSIVFADFINNETLLGEDLVAWVTASFLHIPHAEDVPNTVTLGNRVGFLLQPHNFFDEDPSIFSPGSVYFERGQDAGLCSINPVACTPNLAACIPDLPLFSYQGF from the exons ATGAAGCTCAAGGTGGTTCTGGTATTCCTGGTGCTGTCCCTTGTTACCATCTTCGCTCTGGCCTACATCTTGTTGACCAGGCAAGGTGGTTCCAGCCAGCATCCTCGCTGTCCCTCCGTATATCCCAGTGCCCAGCCCTGGACACACCCTGCCCAGAGCCAGCTGTTTGCAGACCTGAGCCCAGAGGAGCTGACAGCTGTGATGAGTTTTCTGGCCCAGAAGCTGGGGCCAGGGCTGGTGGATGCAGCCCAGGCTCGCTCCTCAGACAACTGTGTCTTCTCAGTGGAGCTGCAGCTGCCCCCCAAGGCTGCTGCCTTGACCCACTTGGACAGAGGGGGCCCGCCACCTGCCCGAGAAGCACTGGCCATCATCTTCTTTGGTggacaaccccagcccaatgtgaGTGAACTGGTGGTGGGGCCACTGCCTCACCCCTCCTACATGCGGGATGTGACTGTGGAGCGTCATGGTGGTCCACTGCCCTATCACCGACGTCCcatgctgagatctgaattggtacAGACATGGAGGCATTTGAAAGAGGTGGAACTACCCAAGGCACCTGTCTTCCTGGCTTCTGTCCTGAACTACAATGGCTCCACTTTGGCACCTCTACATTCCTCCCCTAGAGGTTTGCGCTCAGGGGACCGGGCTACCTGGATTGCCCTCTACCATAATGTCTCAGGTCTTGGTATTTTCCTTCACCCTGTGGGGCTGGAAATACTGTTGGATCACAGTGCCCTGGACCCTGCCCGCTGGACTGTCCAGCAGGTCTTCTACCTTGGGCACTACTATGCAGACTTGGGCCAATTAGAATGGGAGTTTAAAGCTGGCCGGCTAGAAGTGGTTAGAGTGCCTCTACCCACACCAAATGGGTCTTCATCCCTCAGGTCCCGAATCACCCTGGGCCCTCTTCCACCTCTTCATTTCTCACACCAGGGTTCTCAGTACAATGTACAAGGGAACTTGGTGGTATCCCCCCTCTGGACATTGAGCTTTGGCCATGGGGTGTTTAGTGGCATAAGGATTTTTGATGTTCGGTTCAAGGGTGAGCGAGTGGCCTATGAAGTCAGTGTCCAGGAGTGCCTGTCTGTCTATGGTGCTGACTCACCCAAGACAATGATGACCCGATATTTGGATAGCAGCTATGGACTTGGCCGTAACAGCCGAGGCTTAGTACGGGGTGTGGACTGCCCCTATCAAGCCACAATGGTGGACATCCATATATTAGCAGGCAAAGGGACAGTCCAGCTGCTCCCAGGGGCAGTGTGTGTATTTGAGGAGGTTCAGGGACTACCTCTTCGAAggcaccacaattacattgagaGTCATTTCTATGGTGGTTTGGCCAGCTCAGCCCTTGTGGTCAGGTCTGTGTCATCTGTGGGTAACTATGACTACATTTGGGACTTTGTGTTGCACCCAAATGGGGCGCTTGAAGGGCGGGTCCATGCCACAGGCTATGTCAACACAGCTTTCCTGAGTGGAGGAGCAGAGAGCCTCCTCTTTGGTAATCGTGTAGGGGAACGGGTGCTGGGGGCGGTGCACACGCACGCCTTCCACTTCAAGCTGGACCTGGATGTGGCAG GGCTGAAAAACTGGGTGGTAGCAGAAGACGTGGTGTTTAAACCTGTTGCAGTCCCCTGGAGCCCAGAGCACCAGCTGCAGCGGCCACAACTGACACGGCAGGTCCTGAGAAGGGAGGATTTGGCAGCATTTTCCTGGGGAAGCCCCCTTCCCCGCTACCTTTACCTGGCCAGCAACCAGACTAATGCCTGGGGTCACCAGCGTGGATACCGAATCCAGATCCACAGCCCCCCTGGCATACACATGCCCCTGGAGAGCAGCATGGAGAGGGCCCTCAGctgggggag ATACCAGCTTGTGGTgacccagaggaaggagaaggaatcGCAGAGCAGCAGCATCTATTTCCAGTCTGACATCTGGACACCCTCAATTGTCTTCGCTGACTTCATCAACAACGAAACCCTCTTAGGAGAG GATCTGGTGGCTTGGGTTACAGCCAGCTTCCTGCACATTCCCCATGCTGAGGATGTCCCCAATACGGTGACTTTGGGGAACAGAGTTGGCTTCTTGCTCCAACCTCATAACTTCTTTGATGAGGACCCCTCCATCTTCTCCCCTGGCAGTGTCTACTTTGAGAGGGGCCAGGATGCTGGGCTCTGCAGTATCAACCCTGTGGCCTGCACCCCCAACTTGGCAGCCTGTATCCCAGACCTTCCCCTTTTTTCTTATCAAGGTTTCTAG
- the Psme3 gene encoding proteasome activator complex subunit 3, which produces MASLLKVDQEVKLKVDSFRERITSEAEDLVANFFPKKLLELDSFLKEPILNIHDLTQIHSDMNLPVPDPILLTNSHDGLDGPTYKKRRLDECEEAFQGTKVFVMPNGMLKSNQQLVDIIEKVKPEIRLLIEKCNTVKMWVQLLIPRIEDGNNFGVSIQEETVAELRTVESEAASYLDQISRYYITRAKLVSKIAKYPHVEDYRRTVTEIDEKEYISLRLIISELRNQYVTLHDMILKNIEKIKRPRSSNAETLY; this is translated from the exons ATGGCCTCGTTGCTGAAAGTGGATCAGGAAGTGAAGCTCAAG GTTGATTCTTTCAGGGAGCGGATCACAAGTGAG GCAGAAGACTTGGTGGCAAATTTTTTCCCAAAGAAGTTATTAGAACTTGATAGTTTTTTGAAG GAACCAATCCTAAACATCCATGACCTAACTCAGATCCACTCGGACATGAATCTCCCAGTCCCTGATCCCATTCTTCTCACGAATAGCCATGATGGACTGGATGGT CCCACTTATAAGAAGCGAAGGTTGGATGAGTGTGAAGAGGCGTTCCAAG GAACAAAGGTGTTTGTGATGCCCAATGGGATGCTAAAAAGCAACCAGCAGCTGGTGGACATAATTGAGAAAGTGAAACCTGAGATCCGGCTGCTGATTGAGAAATGTAACACG GTCAAAATGTGGGTACAGCTCCTGATTCCCAGGATAGAAGATGGGAACAACTTTGGTGTGTCCATTCAG GAGGAGACAGTTGCAGAATTAAGAACTGTTGAGAGTGAAGCTGCATCTTATCTGGACCAGATTTCTAG aTATTATATTACAAGAGCCAAATTGGTTTCTAAAATAGCTAAATATCCCCATGTG GAGGACTATCGCCGCACCGTGACAGAGATTGATGAGAAAGAATACATCAGTCTTCGGCTTATCATATCAGAGCTGAGGAATCAATAT GTCACTCTACATGACATGATCCTGAAAAATATCGAGAAGATCAAACGGCCCCGGAGTAGCAATGCAGAGACACTGTActga